The following is a genomic window from Lysinibacillus sp. JNUCC-52.
CCTCTGCCATATTTTGAATTCCTAAGGCCATTTGCTCCATAGCTGATGCACCTTCTTCAGCCATTGCCGTTTGACTTTGTGCTCCACGTTCTACCTCACCTATTGCACCTGCAATTTGCTCTGAATGCTTCGTCACAGCATGTACATTCCCCATTAATGCACAAGATGCCTCATTTACCTCTGTTGCTTCCTTACTAACCTGTAATATCATACCTCGCATATTATCTGCCATTCTATCTAATGCACGTGCCATAGTCCCCATTTCATCAATACGCTTCAAATATTTATCAGGAATTTCTTGTGTAAAATCTCCATCTGATAATCCTTCACTAATACGCAGCACATGACGCAGTGGTCTACTGACAGATCGCGAAATCGCAAACGAAATCAACAAGCCCAATATGGAAACGATAATAGTCATAATAATGAAGTTTGTCTTCAATTGTGAAAGCCCTGACAGCATTTCATCTTCTAATGCGACTACCCCCATCTTCCAACCATTATCCAACGTATGATACCCCATTAAATTTGTACCATGATCCTTTGTATCAAAGGCAAAATATCCATTTGAATTACTAATCATTTCTTGTGCTGCTAATGATTCACCTGACATTTCACCAGATTTTTTAGCAGCGGAAATTTCATTGACCTGCTCTTTTACAAGGGCGTGATTTTTATGCCCGATAATAGTTCCTTTCGCATCTAACATTAAGGCATAACCATTTTTTCCAACTTTAATGTCCTCAATGATATTAGATAAGTAATAACCATCTATTCGTGCTAATAGCAATGCTTTTTCACCTGTCATTGTATCAATAGGTGCAACGATTAAAATAACTGGCTCATTCGTTACACGACTAATCGTGATTTCCGACATGACTGTCTTGCCTGTAAAGCCTTCTTTTACGTATGCACGGTCACCTAAATCAGCTGTCGTATTATCTAAATAATGAGCTATTCCATCCGAAGTAATAATACCAAAGCCTAAATAATTTTTACTATCATCAATACGTTTCGTTAAATATGTCTTTTGCTCCTCAAAGTCCATATTACGGATAGCTGCTTGCTCCGCAATAGCCTCCACCTCTACTAGTGCAAGTTGGAAGTGTTCTTCTATGTATTTCGATACATCTTCTGCCCTCGATATTAAATTCTCTTGGACCTGTTCCTCAACTGCTTTTGTACTATTCCACCACGTAGAAAATCCGAGCGTACCACATGTCACAAATACTAAAGCGATAATTGCTACAACTAATTTACCACCAATACCTTTAATCCACATATTTGCTTTGCTCATTTCTCCAAATTTTTGTTTAAAATTTTGTAATTTTTTGCCCTTCTCCTTCAGAGTAAGGTCACGAAAACTAGAAGTCAACAAAACTTTTCCATTAACAATAAAAAATGTTTAAAATTGTATTTTTCATCATAAGCATAGTGCTTATAGTCTAATACATTTTATCCACTCCCTTTCTAAATTGTTATTTACTAGTTTATTTAAGTGGATGAAATTAAAACTTTTTCCATGGCAAATTGATTATAATCTGGTTTTTTTGCTGATTATAAAAGATAGAACACAATCTATTTACTTCTTGGAGGGGAGGATTTTTATGAGTACAGATAATAATGTCTCACGTCGTGATTTTTTAAAAACAACAGGTATTGCAGCTGGTACATTAGTCGGTGGTGGATTAATAGGTGGTCTTGTTGGCTATAACATGAACGGTAAAGGTACTTCTACATTAGAGCATGGTAACGGAACTACAAATGAAGCTGCTGCACCTAAAGCTAAAATGTTCTTCATGAACGACCGAGATTTTAAAATTTTATCAAATGCCACTGAGCGTATTTTTCCTAAAGATGATTTAGGCCCAGGTGCGATTGATTTAGATGTTCCTTACTTTATTGATCATCAGTTAGCTGGACAATACGGTAGTAACTCTAAGGAATATATGCATGGTCCTTTTGGGGAGGGTGCCCCAACACAAGGTTATCAAAGTCGCCTAACTCGTGCTGAAATTTTCAAACAAGGCGTTGAAAAAATGGAGACAGAAGCTCAAAGTCGCTTCAAAAAAAGCTTTAACGAAATAGAGGGCAAGCAAATGGATGAAATATTAACAGCCTTTCAAAAGGGTGAAATCCAAATGAATGGTGTAACGTCCGCATTTTTCTTCACTCTTTTACGTGCAGCTACGTTAGAGGGGGCATATTCAGATCCTTTATATGGCGGAAACCGCAATATGGAAGGCTGGCGTATGAAAGGCTTCCCTGGCCATCAGATGGCGTATATCACAATGATTGAAGATGCTAAGTTCCAAAAAATTGAACCAAATCAATTGGGCAATCACTAATTTGAGGGGGGTTTTATAAATGGTAACTACATTACCAAGTGTAGACGTTGTAACAGTAGGCGTTGGGTGGACAGGTGGCATTGTCGCTGCTGAATGCTCGAAAGCTGGATTAAAAGTAGTTGGTTTAGAACGCGGACAAAAACGAGGCACTGAGGATTTTTTAAATATTCATGATGAATATCGCTATGCAATTCGTTATGATTTAATGCAAAATCTGTCAAAGGAAACAGTTTCTTTCCGTAATAATCGTAAGATGCAGGCTTTACCTATGCGTCAACTTGGGTCCTTTTTATTAGGTGAGGGGCTTGGTGGATCTGGAACGCACTGGAACGGCATGACCTACCGATTTTTACCATACGACTTTCAAATTAAAACGATGACAGACGAACGTTATGGTGCTAACAAATTAGGTCCAGATTATTTAATACAGGATTGGGCATTAAATTACGATCAATTAGAGCCTTATTTTGATAAATTTGAAAAAACTACTGGAATTTCAGGCGATGATAAAAATCCATTTGCAGGGAAACGTTCAAGTGCTTATCCAACGCCTCCTATGAAAATGACGCCTATGCTACAACAATTTGAGAAAGCAACAAAAAATCTAAAATTATCACCTTATATGGTCCCTTCTGCTAACATATCAGAAGTCTATAAAAATCCAGACGGTGAAACAATTAATGCTTGTCAATATTGTGGCTTCTGTGAGCGTTTTGGTTGTGAATATGGCGCAAAATCTTCAGCGGAAATTACAGTAATACCTACTGCTTTAAAAACTGGAAATTTTGATTTACGTTACAATTCAAACGTTGTAGAAATTTTAAAACAAGGCAACAAAGCGACTGGCGTAAGATATATCGATACGATATCTGGAGAGGAATTTATCCAACCCGCGAATATTGTCGTATTAACAAGCTATGTCTTTAACAATGCCAAACTACTAATGGTTTCTAACATTGGGCAACTGTATGATCCAACAACAGGCAAGGGAACATTAGGTCGAAATTATTGCTATCAAATTTTACCTGGAGCAACTGGATTCTTTGATGAGCAATATAACACATTTATGGGTGCAGGTTCTCTCGGTATGAGTATTGATGATTACAATGGGGATAACTTTGACCATAGTGAGTTAGATTTTATCCATGGTGGTAATATCGCACTCACTCAAACAGGTGCACGCCCTATTGGATCGAATCCAACACCTCCGGATACGCCTACATGGGGACCAGAATTTAAAAAGCAGTCTATTCATTACTATACACGTTCATTCGGTATTGGTGCTCAAGGTGCCTCTATGCCACATAAGGAAAATTTCCTGTCACTTGATTCCAATTATAAAGATGCGTACGGTTTACCCCTCTTACAATTAACCTACAACTTTACGGATCAGGATCGAGCGCTCCATAAATTTGTTTCTGCTCGCGCTGCTGACATTATGAAAGAGATGGGTGCCAAAACAATTGTGCCAAATGCGGAAATTACTGACTATAACATTGTTCCTTATCAAACGACACACAATACTGGTGGAACAGTGATGAGCACGACACCAGATAAAGGCGTTGTGAACAACTATCTTCAACATTGGGATGTAGAAAATCTATTCGCTTTAAGTTCTGGAAGCTTTGCTCACAATAGTGGCTATAATCCAACAGGTACACTTGGTGCATTAGCTTATCGCTGTGCCGAAGGTATTGTGAAATATAGCAAATCTGGCGGTTCATTAGTGTAAGTTTGTCGTTATTAATGTACTAAAAATTTATATTTATAGGAGGATAACGCTATGGGCGGACTTGGAGCAATCGGCGTTCCTGGGTTAATTATTATTTTGGTTATTGTACTTATCGTTTTTGGTCCAAAAAAATTACCAGAAATCGGTGGTGCCGTTGGTAAAACGTTCGCAGAGTTCAAAAAGTCAACAAAAGGGCTAATGGATGATGACGAAGAGCCAGCGAAAAAAATAGAAAAAAAATCTGACGTTTCGTAGGAGGTTTCCTATGGATCCTTATGAAGAAAAAAATTATTTAAGTCCACTTGATAAAAAACTAGAGGAGCCTCCGTCGTTACAGGAGGCTCCTGTTGAAATTACTCATAATGGCATTGAACAGACAATTGTCGAGGATAAACCGATTCTACCTTTAGATTCCATATTCGAGCATATTGCAGAACTGCGAAAACAAATTATTAAAGGGCTTGCCGTCTTTATTTTATTTTTTATCGTTGCCTTTTCTACCATTAATATTTGGTTTCCATATGTAACCCGTGGGCATTCACTCATTATTTTAGGACCACTAGAGGTTGTGAAATTTTATATGACCATTTCCACTACTTTGGCATTTGGTCTATCTATGCCTTTTCTCGTTCACTTTCTTTGGAGCTTTGTAAAACCTGGCTTAAAGGAAGAGGAAAGCCGCTTTCTCGGGCTCTACGCACCAGTTATGTTTTTACTCTTTTTATTAGGTGTAGCATTCGGTTATTTTGTTGTGAATCCACTTAGCTATTCATTTTTAGTAAGTTTAGGCGCGGCAAATTTCGATGTCATGGTATCTGCCAGTGAATATATGCATTTTTTAATTATGACAACAGTGCCACTTGGATTATTATTTGAGTTGCCCATCGTTGCACTCTTTTTATCGTCAATTGGTGTGCTAACTGCGGAATCTATGAAAAAAATACGCGGCTGGTCCTATATCGCAATGGGGGTTGGCTCAGCGGTCATTACCCCACCTGATTTTATTAGTCAGCTACTCGTATTAGTACCGATGATTATTTTATACGAAATCAGTATTCATCTTGTAAAGCGTATGGAAAGGAAACAAATAGAAAGCACTGCCTAAACAACTGCTGTTGATTTCCACTGCGTGCGAATGTTTCCCGCTCCAATCAACTAAAGTAAATTGTTTGCGTGCCTGGCACCTGCCTTCGGGCAACGGCCCTCCGCTCCAATTCAACTGGACATGTTTACAGAAAAATTCCACTTAATGACCATCCACCAAAGCATAAAAAAATGACAAAAGGCATCAAGAGTGAACTTCTTGTTGCCTTTTGTCAACGTCTCTAAGCACTGGGCAACTAAGACCCAGTGTTTATTCTCTTTAAATCCATAATAATAATTTCTGGTCGGTTAAAAATTCGGAAAGGTACGCTACTATTTCCTAACCCCCGACTAACTATCATTTGGGTCTTGCCTTCCTCATAAACACCAGCCGTGAATTTAGGAAACATTCCCTGTCCTGGTGCAACAAGTCCTCCTATACCAGGAATCCGAACCTGTCCACCATGTGCATGACCCGAGAATACTAAATCTATTTCTTGATTTACATACGTACTAAACACCTCTGGTCGATGTGCCAGCAACAGCTTTAGCATGTCTTCTGGAATATAAGCTGTCGCTATGTCCAGCATTTCTTCAGTTGATCTACCCATTAACGGATCTTCAATACCAACAATCGCCAAGCGCTCCCCGTTGCGCTCTAATACGGTCGA
Proteins encoded in this region:
- the tatA gene encoding twin-arginine translocase TatA/TatE family subunit, which translates into the protein MGGLGAIGVPGLIIILVIVLIVFGPKKLPEIGGAVGKTFAEFKKSTKGLMDDDEEPAKKIEKKSDVS
- a CDS encoding gluconate 2-dehydrogenase subunit 3 family protein, which produces MSTDNNVSRRDFLKTTGIAAGTLVGGGLIGGLVGYNMNGKGTSTLEHGNGTTNEAAAPKAKMFFMNDRDFKILSNATERIFPKDDLGPGAIDLDVPYFIDHQLAGQYGSNSKEYMHGPFGEGAPTQGYQSRLTRAEIFKQGVEKMETEAQSRFKKSFNEIEGKQMDEILTAFQKGEIQMNGVTSAFFFTLLRAATLEGAYSDPLYGGNRNMEGWRMKGFPGHQMAYITMIEDAKFQKIEPNQLGNH
- a CDS encoding methyl-accepting chemotaxis protein, which codes for MSKANMWIKGIGGKLVVAIIALVFVTCGTLGFSTWWNSTKAVEEQVQENLISRAEDVSKYIEEHFQLALVEVEAIAEQAAIRNMDFEEQKTYLTKRIDDSKNYLGFGIITSDGIAHYLDNTTADLGDRAYVKEGFTGKTVMSEITISRVTNEPVILIVAPIDTMTGEKALLLARIDGYYLSNIIEDIKVGKNGYALMLDAKGTIIGHKNHALVKEQVNEISAAKKSGEMSGESLAAQEMISNSNGYFAFDTKDHGTNLMGYHTLDNGWKMGVVALEDEMLSGLSQLKTNFIIMTIIVSILGLLISFAISRSVSRPLRHVLRISEGLSDGDFTQEIPDKYLKRIDEMGTMARALDRMADNMRGMILQVSKEATEVNEASCALMGNVHAVTKHSEQIAGAIGEVERGAQSQTAMAEEGASAMEQMALGIQNMAEVASTIASNTDFISEKISESNGAVKQSINRMDEIQRGTAVELDIIRKLEQESKEIELISKMITDISDQTNLLALNASIEAARAGDAGKGFAVVAEEVRKLSEQTAGSAAQINVLIDRVQAYTLEVVKAAESGEVNVARGLDAIEAVGERFEEIVHAVGEIAGQIEEMNASAEQMSANTEEVSASMEEMAATAHAASDYVSEVKTATSEQMNTVETMNEQTIKMSEMANRLQGAIQQFKL
- a CDS encoding GMC family oxidoreductase; its protein translation is MVTTLPSVDVVTVGVGWTGGIVAAECSKAGLKVVGLERGQKRGTEDFLNIHDEYRYAIRYDLMQNLSKETVSFRNNRKMQALPMRQLGSFLLGEGLGGSGTHWNGMTYRFLPYDFQIKTMTDERYGANKLGPDYLIQDWALNYDQLEPYFDKFEKTTGISGDDKNPFAGKRSSAYPTPPMKMTPMLQQFEKATKNLKLSPYMVPSANISEVYKNPDGETINACQYCGFCERFGCEYGAKSSAEITVIPTALKTGNFDLRYNSNVVEILKQGNKATGVRYIDTISGEEFIQPANIVVLTSYVFNNAKLLMVSNIGQLYDPTTGKGTLGRNYCYQILPGATGFFDEQYNTFMGAGSLGMSIDDYNGDNFDHSELDFIHGGNIALTQTGARPIGSNPTPPDTPTWGPEFKKQSIHYYTRSFGIGAQGASMPHKENFLSLDSNYKDAYGLPLLQLTYNFTDQDRALHKFVSARAADIMKEMGAKTIVPNAEITDYNIVPYQTTHNTGGTVMSTTPDKGVVNNYLQHWDVENLFALSSGSFAHNSGYNPTGTLGALAYRCAEGIVKYSKSGGSLV
- a CDS encoding metallophosphoesterase, with translation MKKLLYVVFFLVFIVIFLYVNNHWLVVSKHVYESEKVPVSFDGLRIVQISDLHDALFGNNQQKLIAKVKATNPDYIFITGDVIDSNRFNLEQSLQAVRGLVELADVYYVLGNHEVATNKVSEIYEALSSLGVHVMANESTVLERNGERLAIVGIEDPLMGRSTEEMLDIATAYIPEDMLKLLLAHRPEVFSTYVNQEIDLVFSGHAHGGQVRIPGIGGLVAPGQGMFPKFTAGVYEEGKTQMIVSRGLGNSSVPFRIFNRPEIIIMDLKRINTGS
- the tatC gene encoding twin-arginine translocase subunit TatC; protein product: MDPYEEKNYLSPLDKKLEEPPSLQEAPVEITHNGIEQTIVEDKPILPLDSIFEHIAELRKQIIKGLAVFILFFIVAFSTINIWFPYVTRGHSLIILGPLEVVKFYMTISTTLAFGLSMPFLVHFLWSFVKPGLKEEESRFLGLYAPVMFLLFLLGVAFGYFVVNPLSYSFLVSLGAANFDVMVSASEYMHFLIMTTVPLGLLFELPIVALFLSSIGVLTAESMKKIRGWSYIAMGVGSAVITPPDFISQLLVLVPMIILYEISIHLVKRMERKQIESTA